A segment of the Candidatus Neomarinimicrobiota bacterium genome:
TATCTGCAGATATTTTACGAGGAAACAAGTCTAACAAGTTTGGTCGCCAGGATATTCCAAGTATTGAACAGATTGTTCGAGCAGCGATCTTTAAAGAAATGAAGAACCTGGACTACCGGGAGCTTCAATTTGCCCAGGAAGATAGTCGCATATGTGCGACCTTTATCAAGCTTGATGAGCGTAAGCCCTTTAGTTTTCAGATGTTCCAAAAATACATTTCCAGAATAAGTGAAGAGAGTCTCCAGCAGTTATTGTATGAGATTAATAGGATTGCTATTTCAGAAGGTTTGGAAGATGTAAAAAGTATCCGCCAGGACAGTACCATTGTTAAGAGCAACATCCACTACCCCACGAATAATGCATTGGTTTGGGACTGCATCAAGGAAAGTCACCGGTTATTAGAGGCGTTACATGAAGAATGTGATGAGATAAGTTTTCGAGATTACCGCAAGTCTGCTAAGCAGATGTATTTTAAGATCAACGTCACGAGATCGAAGAAGCGTGAGGATGCATTTCGCAAACAGTTGGGTACCTTCACCAAGAGTATCAACCAGGTATCAAACACGCTCAAGAAAAAGGTTAAGGGACTCAAAGCCAAGGCATTGCTGTCCCGTTTAGATGAGCTCCTCCCAGTGATGAAACAGGTTTACTCCATGGCATACCGTAAGCAGATTCTGGGAGAGAATGTCCCTAACTCAGAAAAGATATTCTCCATTTATGAACCCCATACTGATATTATTGTAAAGGGGGG
Coding sequences within it:
- a CDS encoding ISNCY family transposase → MKLYNDLTLKFERPQWRNNAEFALIDTILEDHAELIELLSADILRGNKSNKFGRQDIPSIEQIVRAAIFKEMKNLDYRELQFAQEDSRICATFIKLDERKPFSFQMFQKYISRISEESLQQLLYEINRIAISEGLEDVKSIRQDSTIVKSNIHYPTNNALVWDCIKESHRLLEALHEECDEISFRDYRKSAKQMYFKINVTRSKKREDAFRKQLGTFTKSINQVSNTLKKKVKGLKAKALLSRLDELLPVMKQVYSMAYRKQILGENVPNSEKIFSIYEPHTDIIVKGGRDVLFGHKINLAGGRSNLVLDCQILKGNPSDTKLFQPTLDRVISGYGITPRDSVTDGGYAWGDNADYCKTEGITNIVFNKVVGSLKNITSSKNMETRLKKWRSGIEAVISNWKRGFGMRICEWKGWEHFKAKVLWSVIAYNFRMMTRLILERIVKEKAFA